One genomic segment of Brachionichthys hirsutus isolate HB-005 chromosome 13, CSIRO-AGI_Bhir_v1, whole genome shotgun sequence includes these proteins:
- the elp2 gene encoding elongator complex protein 2, whose translation MAAPVFETCHVACCANRTPNVVSWGRGGIIAFGTCNSVALYDPQERRIVKVLNGHKSRVNAVQWIHRENSAPETHLVSGSSDNRLIIWAALNEKLTRSVECKGHTSSVCAVDGIYVEDSKLLLASAAADSTVKLWLCNEAEEARCLHTLSFGSSFGMDVSLALLPGSRVPILACGGDDSHIHLYVLSDGQLQKAMSLQGHEDWVRGVEWASTGGELLLASCSQDCLIRVWRLLAKTRTDAPAEDADAIIKMKEDVFEVKERDASLEFAVSLETVLAGHENWVYGVHWRPPFHEGGKLQQPLSLLSASMDKTMILWAPEEGSGVWVEQVRVGEVGGNTLGFYGCQMSPDGCMIVAHAFHGALHLWCKDQDKAGDWRPGVVISGHFNAVHDLSWDPEGEFILSVGSDQTTRLFTPWRKPDSQKETWHEISRPQIHGYDMQCLAPVGRFQFVSGADEKVLRVFQAPRNFVENFADISGMAREKLLTSSDSASLPEGASTPALGLSNKAVFQGDLIPKTSDETEQFRSVSDQYHESYFHPLIMTEPPPEDHLLQNTLWPEVQKLYGHGFETFCLASDRAGTVVASACKASQAEHAAILIWSADKWRQLQSLACHNLTVTQMAFSPDSRHLLAVSRDRTWSLWRRSLPTPESPEPQFSLCAHTGKDTAVHSRIIWSCDWSPDGKYFVTSSRDKKVIVWGLCRSEDSEDATLLPEIKPHSSVLDVGDSATAVAFCPLLCPDDGYLIAVGLECGRILLYRWSPGQEPAGGHDWSSCGETDSSQSHSLTVKRLRWRPWTSRGNGENNKEAGQPDRESEIEEDSSWLQLASAGDDHSVKIFSINKRTLQHRQH comes from the exons ATGGCGGCGCCCGTATTTGAAACATGTCACGTAGCCTGCTGCGCAAACAGGACTCCAAATGTTGTTTCTTGGGGTCGTGGAGGGATAATTGCTTTCGGAACGTGTAACTCCGTGGCTCTCTACGACCCGCAG GAGAGAAGAATTGTCAAAGTGCTGAATGGACACAAGAGTAGAGTGAACGCTGTCCAGTGGATTCACAGAGAAAACTCTG CTCCGGAGACTCATCTCGTCTCAGGAAGCTCTGACAATCGGCTCATCATTTGGGCGGCTCTCAATGAGAAG CTTACCCGGTCGGTTGAATGTAAGGGCCACACGTCTTCAGTCTGCGCCGTGGACGGCATCTACGTGGAGGACTCGAAACTCCTGCTGGCCTCGGCAGCAGCCGACTCCACGGTCAAACTGTGGCTCTGCAATGAAGCCGAAGAAG CCCGTTGCCTCCATACCTTATCGTTTGGCAGCAGCTTCGGGATGGATGTCTCTCTGGCGCTGTTGCCAGGTAGCAGAG TTCCCATTTTGGCCTGTGGGGGCGATGACTCCCACATTCATCTGTACGTGCTGTCCGACGGGCAG CTGCAGAAAGCCATGTCACTGCAAGGACACGAAGACTGGGTTCGTGGAGTGGAATGGGCGTCGACAG GTGGGGAGCTCTTATTAGCCAGCTGCTCTCAGGACTGCCTCATCAGGGTGTGGAGGCTGTTAGCCAAAACCAGGACAGACGCCCCCGCAGAGGACGCCGACGccatcattaaaatgaaagagGACGTTTTTGAAGTGAAGGAGAGAG acGCGTCTTTGGAGTTTGCCGTGTCTCTTGAGACGGTGCTGGCAGGCCATGAGAACTGGGTCTACGGCGTCCACTGGCGTCCTCCGTTCCACGAAG GCgggaagctgcagcagcctcTGAGTCTGCTCTCGGCCTCCATGGACAAAACCATGATCCTCTGGGCTCCTGAGGAGGGATCTGGCGTCTGGGTGGAGCAG GTACGTGTAGGAGAGGTCGGCGGCAATACGTTGGGTTTCTACGGCTGCCAGATGAGTCCAGACGGCTGCATGATCGTCGCTCACGCATTTCACGGAGCGCTGCACCTTTGGTGCAAAGACCAGGACAAGGCG GGAGACTGGAGACCCGGAGTCGTCATATCGGGTCACTTTAACGCCGTCCACGACCTGAGCTGGGATCCTGAGGGTGAGTTCATCCTCAGCGTGGGCTCCGACCAAACCACCAGACTCTTCACCCCATGGAGGAAACCAGATTCCCAAAAG GAAACCTGGCACGAAATCTCAAGGCCGCAGATCCACGGATACGACATGCAGTGTCTGGCGCCAGTCGGGAGGTTTCAGTTTGTGTCTGGAGCCGATGAGAAGGTGTTACGCGTGTTCCAGGCACCTCGCAATTTTGTGGAGAACTTTGCTGACATCTCCGGGATGGCAAGAGAGAAGCTGTTGACGTCGAGT GACTCTGCCAGCCTTCCAGAGGGAGCCAGCACGCCTGCGCTGGGTCTGTCCAACAAGGCCGTATTTCAAG GCGACCTTATCCCCAAAACCAGCGATGAAACGGAGCAATTCAGAAGCGTATCGGATCAGTACCACGAGTCTTACTTCCACCCGCTCATCATGACAG agcCCCCACCAGAGGATCATCTGCTCCAGAACACACTCTGGCCTGAGGTCCAGAAGCT gtaCGGGCACGGGTTTGAGACGTTCTGTCTGGCTTCGGATCGCGCCGGGACGGTGGTGGCCTCTGCATGCAAG GCATCTCAAGCGGAGCACGCCGCCATCCTGATATGGAGCGCTGACAAATGGCGGCAGCTGCAGTCGCTGGCGTGCCACAACCTCACCGTCACCCAGATGGCCTTTTCCCCCGACTCGAGGCACCTGTTGGCGGTTTCCCGTGATCGTACCTGGTCTctgtggaggcggagcctgccCACACCTGAGAGTCCCG AGCCCCAGTTCTCACTGTGCGCACACACGGGGAAGGACACAGCCGTTCACAGCCGAATCATCTGGTCTTGCGACTGGAGCCCAGACGGCAAATACTTTGTGACGTCCAGTCGGGATAAGAAG gtgattGTGTGGGGCCTGTGCAGATCAGAGGACTCTGAAGACGCCACACTTCTTCCTGAGATTAAACCACATTCATCTGTTTTAGACGTGGGCGATTCTGCTACCGCTGTGGCTTTCTGCCCCCTGCTCTGCCCTGACGACGG CTACTTGATTGCAGTGGGCCTGGAGTGTGGCAGGATCTTGCTGTACAGGTGGAGCCCTGGCCAGGAGCCCGCTGGAGGACATGACTGGAGCAGCTGTGGAGAAACGGATAGCTC ACAAAGTCACTCTTTAACCGTCAAGCGGCTCCGCTGGAGGCCCTGGACCAGCCGAGGAAACGGAGAGAACAACAAGGAGGCCGGACAGCCTGACAGAGAGAGTGAAATAGAGGAGGACAGCTCCTGGTTGCAGCTCGCCAGCGCCGGCGACGACCACTCTGTCAAAATCTTCAGCATCAACAAGCGGACTCTCCAGCACCGGCAGCACTGA